The Vitis vinifera cultivar Pinot Noir 40024 chromosome 12, ASM3070453v1 genome has a segment encoding these proteins:
- the LOC100264038 gene encoding ABC transporter A family member 8, with amino-acid sequence MIFTLSFKREGVEQLLLESSEDHAIICDLDTLEKIAMRGLSLALSHGECFGMFGPNGADKNYFISMAVEEFVESVNLFHGGTGDKQAGKYSGEMNRRLLLPFQ; translated from the exons aGGGAGGGGGTTGAacagctgctacttgaatccaGCGAAGATCATGCCATCATCTGTGATTTGGATACCCTTGAAAAAATTGCAATGAGAGGGTTGTCTCTTGCTTTGTCTCATGGGGAGTGCTTTGGTATGTTTGGTCCCAATGGTGCAGACAAAAACTATTTCATTAGTATG GCAGTGGAAGAATTTGTTGAGAGTGTCAACCTATTTCATGGAGGGACTGGTGACAAGCAGGCTGGAAAATACAGCGGAGAGATGAACAGGAGGCTTTTGTTGCCATTTCAATGA